A single Methanolobus sp. ZRKC5 DNA region contains:
- the comE gene encoding sulfopyruvate decarboxylase subunit beta: MKRIDAINEIAAKAQETDALLIGNIGIPCKELHHACDMPNNFYMLGSMGLASSIGLGLALSRPDKKVITIDGDGSILMNMGTLATIASQEPENYLLVIVDNRAYGSTGNQPTATLKNTDLAEVAKGAGNKKVYVVDTPESLKETLKSMDNGIIVVKAEPGNTDAPVIGMAPEAILKRFMDKSSQPSR, translated from the coding sequence ATGAAGCGCATAGATGCCATCAATGAGATTGCTGCAAAGGCACAGGAAACAGATGCATTGCTTATAGGTAACATTGGTATTCCCTGCAAAGAATTGCATCATGCATGTGATATGCCTAATAATTTCTACATGCTTGGTTCCATGGGACTTGCGTCCTCAATAGGTCTTGGTCTCGCATTATCGAGGCCTGATAAGAAGGTCATTACAATAGATGGAGATGGTTCAATATTGATGAATATGGGAACCCTTGCCACAATAGCTTCACAGGAACCGGAGAATTATCTTCTTGTCATTGTTGATAACCGTGCCTATGGTTCAACTGGAAACCAACCTACAGCCACATTAAAGAACACAGACCTTGCAGAGGTTGCAAAGGGTGCAGGAAATAAAAAGGTATATGTGGTTGATACTCCAGAGAGTTTGAAAGAAACCTTAAAATCCATGGATAACGGGATAATTGTAGTAAAAGCAGAACCGGGAAATACTGATGCTCCGGTGATTGGGATGGCTCCCGAAGCTATACTGAAAAGGTTTATGGATAAATCTTCTCAACCATCTCGTTGA
- a CDS encoding ATP-binding cassette domain-containing protein, producing MTEIITLTILGGVDKDGVDEPIRSVDISRGEIVGIVGPTGSGKSTLIDDIEQLAQGDTPTGRTLLINGEKPYANIRVDPRKKLVAQLSQNMHFLADMTVEEFLQMHARSRGKDTNLVSRVIELANTLTGEPIAPHHHLTALSGGQSRSLMTADIAVISDSPVVLIDEVENAGIKKQEALQLLAGEGKIVVVVTHDPVLALMSSRRIVIRNGGMVDIITTSPQEQDVCDRITDVDNWLMSLRETIRRGDIVESAA from the coding sequence ATGACTGAAATAATCACTCTTACTATACTAGGCGGTGTTGACAAGGACGGTGTTGACGAGCCCATAAGATCAGTTGATATATCCCGTGGTGAGATAGTGGGCATCGTAGGTCCCACAGGCTCCGGAAAGAGCACACTGATCGATGACATAGAACAACTGGCCCAGGGAGACACTCCAACCGGCAGAACACTTCTTATAAACGGTGAAAAACCGTATGCAAATATACGTGTGGACCCGCGCAAGAAACTCGTTGCCCAGCTTTCACAGAATATGCATTTCCTAGCTGACATGACAGTTGAAGAATTCCTGCAGATGCACGCACGTAGCAGAGGCAAGGATACAAACCTTGTTTCAAGGGTTATCGAGCTTGCAAACACACTTACAGGTGAACCAATTGCTCCACATCACCATCTGACAGCTCTTAGTGGTGGCCAGTCACGTTCACTCATGACCGCAGATATCGCAGTGATCAGTGATTCCCCTGTGGTGCTTATCGATGAAGTGGAGAATGCCGGTATTAAAAAACAGGAAGCTCTCCAGTTACTTGCAGGAGAGGGTAAGATCGTTGTCGTTGTCACGCATGATCCCGTGCTTGCCCTGATGTCATCCCGCAGGATCGTTATCAGAAACGGTGGCATGGTGGACATCATAACCACAAGCCCGCAGGAGCAGGATGTTTGTGACAGGATCACAGATGTTGATAACTGGCTCATGTCCCTCAGGGAAACTATCAGGCGCGGGGATATTGTTGAGAGTGCCGCATGA
- the comD gene encoding sulfopyruvate decarboxylase subunit alpha — translation MISTLSGDMTPSESIFKGINDAGIDFIVSVPCANLKELIPMVDESPDILHLPVTREEEGVGICAGAYMGGKKPAMLMQNSGLGNSINALASLNMLYGIPLLMIISHRGVEGEPIVAQVPMGELTSKLLDTMEIPYFLPQKGVDPADIIVKAWNAASEQKKPVAVLLPIPFWRKQ, via the coding sequence ATGATATCCACTTTGTCAGGTGACATGACTCCTTCTGAATCCATATTCAAAGGCATAAATGACGCAGGGATTGATTTTATTGTCAGTGTACCATGTGCCAATCTTAAGGAGCTTATCCCAATGGTAGATGAATCACCTGATATCCTCCATCTACCAGTGACTCGTGAGGAAGAGGGCGTGGGTATATGTGCAGGTGCCTATATGGGAGGCAAGAAACCTGCAATGCTCATGCAGAATTCAGGCCTTGGAAATTCGATCAATGCGCTTGCTTCACTAAATATGCTTTATGGCATCCCACTTTTAATGATAATTAGTCACAGGGGTGTGGAAGGCGAACCAATAGTTGCACAGGTTCCAATGGGTGAGCTTACTTCGAAGTTGCTGGACACAATGGAGATTCCATATTTTCTTCCGCAGAAAGGTGTCGACCCGGCAGATATCATTGTAAAGGCCTGGAACGCAGCTTCTGAGCAGAAAAAACCCGTTGCTGTACTTTTACCCATACCATTCTGGAGAAAGCAATAA
- a CDS encoding (Fe-S)-binding protein, whose product MDEIEKLLPGYNCGSCGHRQCRDFVAEIKNAEDLQKCPFLSRDNFQDNVKKILRLLGEDIPEDEKIIGIIDGLEADFTLAPLKDECSCREDIHPFDTSIEVEVGDILRYRPLGCPVTHFAKVIDKTPGAIYTVHMVGPLHRLGNDEFKFKDIGLCMILAFDGKVAKGKIPKVAQTVKFVPEYCMMQKVHSGMVVGVEGRSVRIEAIDLKVW is encoded by the coding sequence ATGGATGAGATCGAAAAACTACTTCCGGGTTACAATTGTGGTAGTTGTGGCCATCGCCAGTGCAGGGATTTTGTAGCAGAGATCAAAAATGCTGAAGACCTGCAAAAGTGTCCTTTCCTTTCACGTGATAATTTCCAGGACAATGTGAAAAAGATACTCCGTCTTCTGGGTGAAGATATTCCCGAAGATGAAAAGATAATTGGTATCATTGATGGTCTGGAGGCGGATTTCACACTGGCCCCCCTTAAAGATGAATGCTCATGCAGGGAAGACATCCATCCCTTTGATACTTCTATAGAAGTGGAAGTCGGTGACATACTTCGATACAGGCCTCTTGGCTGTCCGGTTACTCACTTTGCAAAGGTCATCGATAAGACTCCCGGTGCAATATACACAGTTCATATGGTAGGGCCACTTCACAGGCTCGGAAATGACGAGTTTAAGTTCAAGGATATTGGTCTATGTATGATACTTGCCTTTGATGGCAAGGTTGCAAAGGGTAAGATTCCAAAAGTAGCTCAGACCGTGAAGTTCGTTCCTGAATACTGCATGATGCAGAAAGTCCACTCCGGCATGGTAGTGGGTGTGGAAGGCAGGAGCGTTCGCATCGAGGCAATAGACCTTAAGGTATGGTGA
- a CDS encoding GTP-binding protein, with protein sequence MKLVVIAGTPGSGKTSVLLHAIKALMKHEKRPAVVKVDCLWTDDDQRFKKLDIPVHVGLAKDMCPDHFTIYNTDEMLKWAEDEGADVLLSETAGLCLRCAPYPDECLAVCVIDVTTGPNTPLKVGPLLTTADVVVTTKGDLVSQAEREVFRERVLEVNPGCKIVEANGLTGKGSFEFAELIRSGPDVCDNMVLRYNPPLAICSLCTGETRVARKHHMGVLRNLDGFMEYKGE encoded by the coding sequence ATGAAACTGGTTGTAATTGCAGGGACTCCTGGCTCGGGAAAGACCTCTGTTCTGCTCCACGCCATCAAAGCCCTCATGAAGCATGAAAAAAGGCCTGCTGTTGTCAAAGTAGACTGTCTCTGGACAGATGATGACCAGCGTTTCAAGAAACTGGATATTCCGGTTCATGTGGGCCTTGCCAAGGACATGTGTCCTGATCACTTTACCATTTACAACACCGATGAAATGCTCAAATGGGCAGAAGATGAAGGTGCCGATGTCCTGTTGAGTGAAACTGCCGGACTATGCCTGCGCTGTGCTCCATACCCTGATGAGTGCCTTGCAGTATGTGTCATTGATGTCACAACCGGTCCGAACACTCCATTGAAAGTTGGTCCCCTTCTAACAACTGCTGATGTTGTTGTCACAACAAAAGGCGACCTTGTATCTCAGGCAGAGCGTGAGGTTTTCAGGGAACGTGTGCTTGAGGTGAATCCCGGATGCAAGATCGTGGAAGCCAACGGACTTACCGGTAAAGGCTCATTCGAGTTTGCAGAACTAATACGCTCCGGTCCTGATGTTTGTGATAATATGGTTTTACGCTATAATCCACCACTTGCAATATGTTCTCTGTGTACTGGCGAAACCCGTGTTGCAAGGAAACATCATATGGGTGTCCTGAGAAATCTTGACGGCTTTATGGAATACAAAGGGGAATAA